A stretch of the Mustela nigripes isolate SB6536 chromosome X, MUSNIG.SB6536, whole genome shotgun sequence genome encodes the following:
- the TIMM8A gene encoding mitochondrial import inner membrane translocase subunit Tim8 A, giving the protein MDSSSSSSAAGLGSVDPQLQHFIEVETQKQRFQQLVHQMTELCWEKCMDKPGPKLDSRAEACFVNCVERFIDTSQFILNRLEQTQKSKPVFSESLSD; this is encoded by the exons ATGGATTCCTCTTCGTCTTCGTCCGCAGCGGGTTTGGGCTCGGTGGACCCTCAGCTGCAACATTTCATCGAGGTGGAGACTCAGAAGCAGCGTTTCCAGCAACTGGTGCACCAGATGACGGAACTTTGTTGG GAGAAGTGCATGGACAAGCCTGGGCCAAAGTTGGACAGTCGGGCTGAGGCCTGTTTTGTGAACTGTGTTGAGCGCTTCATTGATACAAGCCAGTTCATCTTGAATCGACTGGAACAGACCCAGAAATCCAAGCCAGTTTTCTCAGAAAGCCTTTCTGACTAA
- the BTK gene encoding tyrosine-protein kinase BTK, with protein MAAVILESIFLKRSQQKKKTSPLNFKKRLFLLTVHKLSYYEYDFERGRRGSKKGSIDVEKITCVETVVPEKNPPPERQIPRRGEESSEMEQISIIERFPYPFQVVYDEGPLYVFSPTEELRKRWIHQLKNVIRYNSDLVQKYHPCFWIDGQYLCCSQTAKNAMGCQILENRNGSLKPGSSHRKTKKPLPPTPEEDQVYREIMXXEPTATPVSTSELKKVVALYDYMPMNANDLQLRKGDEYFILEESNLPWWRARDKNGQEGYIPSNYVTEAEDSIEMYEWYSKHMTRSQAEQLLKQEGKEGGFIVRDSSKAGKYTVSVFAKSTGDPQGVIRHYVVCSTPQSQYYLAEKHLFSTIPELINYHQHNSAGLISRLKYPVSQQNKNAPSTAGLGYGSWEIDPKDLTFLKELGTGQFGVVKYGKWRGQYDVAIKMIKEGSMSEDEFIEEAKVMMNLSHEKLVQLYGVCTKQRPIFIITEYMANGCLLNYLREMRNRFQTQQLLEMCKDVCEAMEYLESKQFLHRDLAARNCLVNDQGVVKVSDFGLSRYVLDDEYTSSVGSKFPVRWSPPEVLMYSKFSSKSDIWAFGVLMWEIYSLGKMPYERFSNSETAEHITQGLRLYRPHLASERVYTIMYSCWHEKAEERPTFKVLLSNILDVMDEES; from the exons ATGGCTGCCGTGATACTGGAGAGCATCTTTCTGAAGCGATCCCAACAGAAAAAGAAGACCTCGCCTTTAAACTTCAAGAAGCGCCTCTTTCTCTTGACTGTGCACAAACTTTCCTACTATGAGTATGACTTTGAACGTGGG agAAGAGGCAGTAAGAAGGGCTCGATAGACGTTGAGAAAATCACCTGCGTTGAAACAGTGGTTCCTGAAAAAAATCCTCCCCCTGAAAGACAGATTCCA AGAAGGGGTGAAGAGTCCAGTGAAATGGAGCAGATTTCAATCATTGAAAGGTTCCCTTACCCATTCCAG GTTGTGTATGATGAAGGGCCTCTTTATGTCTTCTCCCCAACTGAAGAACTGCGGAAGCGTTGGATTCACCAGCTCAAAAATG TAATCCGGTACAATAGCGACCTGGTACAGAAATACCACCCTTGCTTCTGGATAGATGGGCAGTATCTCTGCTGCTCTCAGACAGCCAAAAATGCGATGGGCTGCCAAATTCTGGAGAACCGGAATGGAA GCTTAAAACCTGGGAGTTcgcacagaaagacaaaaaagccCCTTCCTCCCACGCCTGAGGAGGACCAGGTATACAGGGAAATTATG NNNNCTGAGCCAACAGCAACACCTGTCTCTACAAGTGAGCTGAAAAAGGTTGTAGCCCTTTATGATTACATGCCGATGAATGCAAATGACCTACAGCTACGAAAGGGTGACGAGTATTTTATCCTGGAGGAGAGCAACTTACCCTGGTGGCGAGCACGGGATAAAAATGG GCAGGAAGGCTACATCCCTAGTAACTATGTCACCGAAGCAGAAGACTCCATAGAAATGTATGA GTGGTATTCCAAACACATGACCCGGAGTCAAGCTGAACAGCTGCTAAAGCAAGAG gGGAAAGAAGGAGGTTTCATTGTCAGAGACTCCAGCAAAGCTGGAAAATATACCGTGTCTGTGTTTGCAAAATCAACAGG GGACCCTCAAGGGGTGATCCGCCATTATGTTGTGTGTTCCACACCTCAGAGCCAGTATTACCTGGCAGAGAAGCACCTTTTCAGCACCATACCTGAGCTCATCAACTACCATCAGCATAACTCTGCCG GGCTCATATCTAGACTCAAATATCCAGTGTctcaacaaaacaagaatgcaCCTTCCACTGCAGGCCTGGGCTACG GATCATGGGAAATTGATCCAAAGGACCTGACATTCTTGAAGGAGCTGGGGACTGGACAGTTTGGGGTAGTGAAGTATGGGAAATGGAGAGGCCAGTACGACGTGGCCATCAAGATGATCAAAGAAGGCTCCATGTCCGAGGATGAATTCATTGAAGAAGCCAAAGTCATGAT GAATCTTTCCCATGAGAAGCTGGTTCAGTTGTATGGCGTCTGCACCAAACAGCGCCCCATCTTCATCATCACTGAGTACATGGCCAATGGCTGCCTCCTGAACTACCTGAGGGAAATGCGCAACCGCTTCCAGACTCAGCAGCTGCTGGAGATGTGCAAGGATGTCTGTGAAGCCATGGAATACCTGGAGTCAAAGCAATTCCTTCACCGAGACCTG GCGGCTCGAAACTGTTTGGTAAATGATCAAGGAGTTGTTAAAGTATCTGACTTCGGCCTCTCCAG GTATGTCCTGGATGATGAATATACCAGCTCAGTAGGCTCCAAATTTCCAGTCCGGTGGTCTCCACCAGAAGTCCTTATGTATAGCAAGTTCAGCAGCAAATCTGACATCTGGGCTTTTG ggGTTTTGATGTGGGAAATTTACTCTCTGGGGAAGATGCCATATGAAAGATTTTCTAACAGTGAAACCGCTGAACATATCACCCAAGGCTTACGCCTGTATAGGCCTCATCTGGCTTCAGAAAGGGTATATACCATCATGTACAGCTGCTGGCATGAG aaaGCAGAGGAACGGCCCACTTTCAAAGTTCTTCTGAGCAACATCCTAGATGTCATGGATGAAGAATCCTGA